One Cucumis melo cultivar AY chromosome 8, USDA_Cmelo_AY_1.0, whole genome shotgun sequence genomic window, TTGAAGGAGAGAAGCTGAGTGCCAGTTATGTATGAAATGTTTCGAGACATATTGGTATTGATTCCTTCTTCTTCGTCTTTCTCTGGCCGACGAATGGAGATTGAATGATCTTTTGCTGCTGATCAATCGGATTGAAAGTCCTTTGATGGATGGTATGTGAAGCTCAAAATGAACTCACGGCCGGAATTTGACTTTGTAATCCTTCAATGGATTAGATTAATTACTATGTGAAgattacatatatgtatatatatatttatacttcTAAGAAACAGTTCATTGCTCTCAAAATATCTCATTTCTTAATTTAAAGgtcaaattatttaaaaaaatgctTTGTGTTTTGCATTCAAAgtatttcaatattttcaaaagttcaaaaaatagCTTTAAATTTTCGTGAGGAGTTCAAAAATATCATTATCTTTTTAATCCAAACGATTAAAAGGTttgtttaataaaataataattatcagaaaatttcataaatacttataaactaaaaaatattaaaaatactCTCATTAATTTTAAGCTAAAACCATAATATAAACTTATCTATATTTTCACATTGACacaattaaataaacaaattttattacatCTTAGAAAAACacacaaataaaaaataaataaatactcaAATGACACTAATATAGATAATTTATCTATTTGAAAACAATaaagtatttatttattaatttaaatatacttcttggtttttttataatttttccaGAAATATTTTATGGAAACCTATATTTAGacttttgttaaaatataaaattctaCAAAATCTCATAAAACTTCacaaaattccaaaattaaatcaattgttaGTCAAATAAAAACAATTCTCACACTGATAAATCAATTAATCCAATTCAATCCAAATTGTCTACTTATTGTTTGGTTTTCTTCAAAAATAGAGAAAATTGACAAACCAAAACCTTAGGAAGTATAAAGattttatcaaatattctatttatttatttttttgtttatgattttcatactcttttattaatttaatatactAAAATTTGTCTATGATAATTTGATaatttaatagaatttataaaactcaaacattaaatatatatagtttgaaaaaaaaaaagtatttgaaGAAGTCGAGGGCATATAAACCCTCGCTATAAATATATGTGTTCCCATTGGCCTCAGACGCCATAATCATTTTAGTCTCAAGTTCTACGTTGCCATACTCCACATTATATATAGTTCCCATCTCCCATCTCGCCCTGTCCATGGATCCCTCCGATACCGTACATCCGGCCAATGTTGACGACCGCGAGGACTTTCTTTCTGGTCCGAACAGAAGGGGAAGAGAAAATTCCAAATCACCGCCAATGTGTTTGCTTTATGGACATATCCTGGCTGAAAATCAGCCTTCCGACGACGCCGCTTTCGGGAAGCAAGATCTTTATTGTTCGTTTGAAGCCAATGGAGTAATCCTCGGTGGCCAAGAGAACGAACAAGGCCAATGTGTTTTCGATATATACTTTTCGCAAGATAATCGTGATTATCTGGTGAAATTAGTTTTTGGTCCAATGCTTGAATTATCTGATGAAGATTCGCAGCAAGAAGAAAGAGAATTAGAAAGTGATTTCTACTGTGATGATGGAGAAGAAACTTATGAAGATTACGAGAACGATTCTGATGAAGAAATTTTCGAAGATGAACAGAGTGACGATCCAGAACTTACCGGTTATCGCGTTTGTAATTTATATTTTCCTGGAGAACGTTACTATGTTGTCCGATTAGTttttgaggaagaagaaggagaagatagGTTTCTTGAGGAAGATGATAGGTTTCTTTTCAAGAAACTACAGCGAGCAGCGGAAATTTCATATgacggagaagaagaagaagaagaagaagaaattccGGCAACCGACGATAAATCCTCCGGTGATTTACCGGAAATTGTATCGGAGAATTCAAGTAAACTGATGGAATTAAAGATCGAAGAACATGACGATGATGTTAGAATCGAGCATCCAGAAACGGCAAAAGGAACCGAAAACGGAAATAATGATCAAGATCAATCGTCTGGTAATTTCGTCGATCCTCTGATTATATTAGAACAACAGAATCATCTAATAACAAGGATTGTTGCTGTTTAATTCTTCCGCTTGAATAATAGTTACGGCTATGATTTGCTTTCTAGTCTTGCATTGTTCATCTTTTTCATCGATCAACGACGAACTTTCTCACTTCTTGATTCAATTTCTTTCTTATTGTTAATTCATTAGATTTTTTTGTAACTAGAGATGATACAAATTCAATGGAACAAAAATTAGTTAGACGATGAATGCGATTTTAATCTCTGATGATGGTTTCAATTTCATACTTAATGATCTtgctttttgaaatttttaaatttttgcaaAATCTATGCaatgaaattgaaattattttcaaatcaCAGATTCTCCTAATATATGATTTCGAAACTCAAGATTCTTCAATTTTTACtactttaaatttcaaatttggttGTAATACCAAATACAGATATAGTCCTAGATTTATGGTAGAGCTTGAAAAgagtttataattaaaattaattcaaatgcAATCGATGAACTCCTCTACTTCTATACAATTCCAgacttaattattaatttttggtaaaaggaaaattgaatggggtgtagttttcaaattcaaaaacaTGGTTAACAATCGTTGTTTTCATTTTGTATTTTTGGTTTTTAAGATTAAACCTACTTCCTTCCCTTCCCTCGCCTTAATTGCAACTTCCAAGAATTTTTTCTTTCAGAACATCGATAAAAGGTAGataacaaaataagaaattttaagttaaaatgaaTGTTTTTAGGCTTaatttacaaaaagaaaaaagaaaataaaaaacttacGTCTCATCTAGTATTCTgtttatcttttgttttttgtttttaaaaattaagtctaCAAACATCCTTCAACTATTAAATTTCTGGTTTCATTATTTactttttatcaatattttaaaaaatcaaatcaaattttaaaacttaaaaaagtagtttatgttttttaaatttgactaaGGATTCCACTttcatactaaaaaaaatttgtaaaacattagtatgaaaatataaagaaataaaCTTGATTTccaaaaaccaaaaataaaataattaacaaaCGAGACCTAGAAAAAATACTAACAAATACATTCATATTTCAATGTCAACGATGAACTCCACCAACTCCATCTTTTCCTGAATTGGTTGAGACTCAAACATATTAACTGCTGGGGCACATTTAATTTACTCAATGAAAACATAATAGATCAATAGAAATAAAGGGTAGGCCTCGTTTGATTGATTTTGGTGTAGTTTTATTGTATTTTGTATATGTACTAATACATCAAACCCACATCCAAACCTATAATGAAACGATGAATCTTATTGATTGATAAATAGAGTGTTCAGTCCACCATCATGTCATCCGAATGGATAACGTTTTTTAAGTAATTTATAGATACTTTGATTAACGGAAACAACAAAGGAAGTTTTTTTGCTCCTCTGTTCGCTTTCGCACCTCAACCATGTGAACACAATTTCCACTTCTGTCCAATTGGAACTTAACTAAAATTCAAAGTGTCTTCATCAATCGTCCATGGCCACCATTATAAAATCTTCAATTCAGTTCCCAAGATTCAGCATCGGAACTGGGCAAAGAAGACGATCGCAGATGTCGAATTTCGCCGTCCAAGTTCTATTGGGCCGATGGTTCACCGCCTTCGCTTCTTTACTCATCATGTCCGTTTCCGGTGCCTCCTACATGTTCGCACTTTACTCCTCCGACATCAAATCCTCCTTGAATTACGATCAGACCACTCTCAACCTCGTCGGCTTCTTTAAGGATCTGGGTTCCAACGTTGGAGTCTTTTCCGGTCTTATTAATGAAATTACCCCGCCTTGGGTTGTTCTCTTCATCGGTGGGGTAATGAATTTCTTTGGCTATTTCATGATTTGGCTGTCTGTCACTCACCGTATCTCCAAACCCAAATTGCCCGCGATGTGTTTGTTTATATTCCTAGGTGCAAATTCTCAGACATTTGCCAATACTGGGGCTTTGATACCTTCTGTGAAGAATTTCCCTCAGAATCGAGGTAATGTATTGGGTTTATTGAAAGGGTTTGTTGGGTTAAGTGGGGCAATCTTGACTCAGATTTATCATGCTTTTTATGGGGATGATTCGAAGGATTTTATCTTGCTTATTGCTTGGCTGCCTACTGCTGTTTCTTTACTGCTTCTTCGGATTGTTAGAGTAGTGGAAGTGAACCCAATATTCAAATCCAATGATCTGAAAAATTTCTATTCTATGCTCTACATTTCCCTTGGTCTGGCTGGCTTCCTCATGATTTTGATTATTATCCAAAACGAGCTCATGTTTACTAGAATTCAGTATTTGGTTTGTGTGTTTGTTCTTCTAgcgtttctttttcttccccttGTTGTTGTTATAAGAGAAGAATTCAGCATTAGGAAAAGGAAATTGCAAGGTGTGGATGTTACTTCTTGGCTTCCGGTTCCATCAGACCAATCTCCAGCTGAATTACCGTTGCCTAGACCTTCAAGTTTGCGAACGACTGACATAGCTTTAACCAACCCAAGTTCTTGCTTCGAAAACGTGTTCAGACCGCCGGAAAGAGGAGAGGACTACACCATTTTACAAGCAATCTTCAGTGTAGATATGTTGATTCTGTTTTTTACCACAATTTGTGGGGCTGGTGGGACTTTGACTGCAATCGACAACCTGGGTCAGATAGGCAGCTCCCTTGGCTACTCAACTCATACCATTTCTACTTTCACTTCTCTAGTGAGTATATGGGGCTTTCTCGGTCGAGCATTTTCGGGTTATGCTTCTGAATTCTTATGGACGAAGTATAACTTCTCTCGCCCTTTGTTCCTCACTTTTGTCCTTCTTCTCTCTTGCTTTGGCCATCTTCTAATTTCCTCTGGAGTCCCAACCTCCATTTATTTTGCTTCTGTGATCATTGGATTTTGCTTTGGAGCACAGTGGCCATTGATTTTCGCCATTGTTTCTGAATTATTTGGCTTGAAATACTATGCAACTTTATATAGCATTAGTGGAATTGCTAGCCCAATTGGTTCATACATTTTCAATGTGAAAGTAGCTGGCTATTTATACGACCAAGAGGCTAGAAAGCAAATAGGAGCGATCGGTCTTAGAAATGTAGCTGGTAGAGACTTAGCCTGCAAGGGCGTCCATTGTTACAGATTAGCTTTTCTCATTATCTCTGCTTCAACCATGTTCGGTTGTTTTGTTTCATTCATTTTGGTGCTCCGAACTTGGAAATTCTACAAGGGTGATATCTACAAGAAGTTTAGAGATGAAAGAAAGGAATCAAAGTAATCAACTTAGTATTACACTGTTTGTTCAACACACGCCGCAATCTTGTTATCTTACTTCTGTTCCGACATCTGACAGAAAGGTAGAATGTTGCCTTTTATTGTAGCAAAGATGGAGGTTAAGATCTTCATTTAGTGTCTTTTTCTTACCGGTATTTACACTCTTGGTATGATCCAAACACAAAACCGAACTTGTCATGGACAAAACCGAACTTGCCTTTTAATGTGCACGGAGGATCTGGAGTGGTGAATTGCCATTTTGCTCGGAAGCCACAACCTACAGAAACAACTGCTTAGTGCTTACTTTTGTTCAATACGAAGATCGTTCACCTTTCTATCAAAGCTTTCTTCTTTTGCTTATCAGtcagttaaaaagaaaaaggctaAAAGATGATACTTGTCTTTTTCGAGTTTCAACAATTGTGAGGATGGAGATCTAACCATCAATTTTTAAGATGGTAATTATTGGCTTTATCGAGCTTGGATTGACTTACGAATAGGCTTTGAAGTTCCTTTTTGTAAGTACATGTACCTTTGTAAATTATCTGTACACAACCACAACATTTATCTAATGAAGTTGATTAATTGTAACATCACATTTATATTGGCTGGTTTTCTTATCTGCTTCTGGAAAGATATGTGTGAATGAGCTGTTCTTGTCAAGCAAAGTTATGGAgactcttttttctttgcatCTTTAAAAGGCTTTGTCTCATTTGACTAAGCAATCTTTTCCTTTTGCTAGTTCTTGTGACTTATTTAATGAATATGCAGCCAAGAATATACCTGCCAGGGGTCATAATGGTAAAGGATTTCTAAATTTAATTAGTCCttgttaaattacaaatttaatgtGTGTGTTTAATCGTTGCAAGAAAAATGAGCTACCATGATATTTAAGACTcgtcaaatttaaattttgtgaCTTTATTTGTAGTTATTGTCTATTAATGTAAAATTATTGATGATAGATGTGAAAAAAAATGAGACCGTTCGTCTTCTCATGACAAAAAGTAGTTATCACTAAAGAAGAGTTACTA contains:
- the LOC107991912 gene encoding uncharacterized protein LOC107991912, encoding MDPSDTVHPANVDDREDFLSGPNRRGRENSKSPPMCLLYGHILAENQPSDDAAFGKQDLYCSFEANGVILGGQENEQGQCVFDIYFSQDNRDYLVKLVFGPMLELSDEDSQQEERELESDFYCDDGEETYEDYENDSDEEIFEDEQSDDPELTGYRVCNLYFPGERYYVVRLVFEEEEGEDRFLEEDDRFLFKKLQRAAEISYDGEEEEEEEEIPATDDKSSGDLPEIVSENSSKLMELKIEEHDDDVRIEHPETAKGTENGNNDQDQSSGNFVDPLIILEQQNHLITRIVAV
- the LOC103500834 gene encoding uncharacterized protein LOC103500834; amino-acid sequence: MATIIKSSIQFPRFSIGTGQRRRSQMSNFAVQVLLGRWFTAFASLLIMSVSGASYMFALYSSDIKSSLNYDQTTLNLVGFFKDLGSNVGVFSGLINEITPPWVVLFIGGVMNFFGYFMIWLSVTHRISKPKLPAMCLFIFLGANSQTFANTGALIPSVKNFPQNRGNVLGLLKGFVGLSGAILTQIYHAFYGDDSKDFILLIAWLPTAVSLLLLRIVRVVEVNPIFKSNDLKNFYSMLYISLGLAGFLMILIIIQNELMFTRIQYLVCVFVLLAFLFLPLVVVIREEFSIRKRKLQGVDVTSWLPVPSDQSPAELPLPRPSSLRTTDIALTNPSSCFENVFRPPERGEDYTILQAIFSVDMLILFFTTICGAGGTLTAIDNLGQIGSSLGYSTHTISTFTSLVSIWGFLGRAFSGYASEFLWTKYNFSRPLFLTFVLLLSCFGHLLISSGVPTSIYFASVIIGFCFGAQWPLIFAIVSELFGLKYYATLYSISGIASPIGSYIFNVKVAGYLYDQEARKQIGAIGLRNVAGRDLACKGVHCYRLAFLIISASTMFGCFVSFILVLRTWKFYKGDIYKKFRDERKESK